Proteins encoded within one genomic window of Triticum aestivum cultivar Chinese Spring chromosome 2D, IWGSC CS RefSeq v2.1, whole genome shotgun sequence:
- the LOC123055569 gene encoding cystathionine gamma-synthase 1, chloroplastic-like, translating to MAPTAKASSTKQHRLLRARRSSSKRTAALSPEALLGATLPGVHHRFVPVLQQDDAVATGPTRDAALSDETLAVHAGEKMGGMVGTDSIATPIVSGTTHWFKSSRNLIAFKEGRRHSFEYGRYSNPTVKVLEDKISALERAESTLVTSSGMNAIVATLLALVPAGAGHVVTTTECYSEARAFIRDKLSKMGIKVTFVELNDMGTLKAVLDQGNVTLFYTDSPTNPHLKCIDIKLVAELCHRKGALVCIDSTLASPINQKPLTLGADIVVHSATKYIAGHHDVMAGCISGSKDLISRIRAWHHDLGGAISPDAAYMIIRGLKTMALRVETQNHTALRMARLLENHPKIEQVYYPGLLSSPWHDIAKRQMTGFGGVISFEVASDLHGVMMFVDALEIPFIATSLGGCESLVQQPAVMSFWGQSGEEKAKNGIKDNLVRFSFGIENFEDLRDDILQALEKI from the exons ATGGCGCCGACGGCCAAGGCTTCGTCCACCAAGCAGCACCGCCTGCTCCGCGCTCGCCGTTCTTCTTCAAAGCGCACGGCCGCTTTGAGCCCAGAGGCGCTGCTTGGTGCCACCCTCCCTGGCGTCCACCACCGCTTCGTGCCGGTGTTGCAGCAAGATGACGCCGTCGCCACAGGTCCGACGCGAGATGCTGCTCTCTCCGACGAGACCCTGGCGGTCCACGCCGGGGAGAAGATGGGCGGCATGGTGGGCACCGACTCGATCGCAACGCCGATCGTGAGCGGCACGACGCACTGGTTCAAGAGCTCCCGGAACCTCATCGCGTTCAAGGAAGGCCGGCGCCACAGCTTCGAGTACGGCCGCTACAGCAACCCCACTGTGAAGGTCCTGGAGGACAAGATCAGTGCGCTGGAGAGGGCCGAGTCGACGCTGGTCACGTCCTCCGGCATGAACGCCATCGTCGCCACGCTGCTCGCGCTCGTGCCGGCTGGCGCCGGCCACGTGGTGACCACGACCGAGTGCTACAGCGAGGCGCGCGCCTTCATCCGCGACAAGCTCTCCAAGATGGGCATCAAGGTGACATTCGTCGAGCTCAACGACATGGGCACGCTCAAGGCCGTTCTTGACCAAGGCAAT GTGACACTCTTCTACACCGACTCTCCGACGAACCCTCATCTCAAGTGCATCGACATTAAGCTCGTGGCGGAGCTTTGCCACAGAAAAGGGGCTCTTGTGTGCATCGACAGCACCCTCGCCTCGCCCATCAACCAGAAGCCGCTCACCCTCGGGGCCGACATCGTCGTGCACTCCGCCACAAAGTACATCGCCGGCCATCACGAC GTCATGGCAGGATGCATTAGTGGCTCCAAGGACCTCATCTCCAGGATACGTGCGTGGCACCACGACCTTGGCGGCGCCATAAGTCCG GACGCAGCCTACATGATCATACGAGGCCTCAAGACGATGGCACTACGCGTGGAGACGCAAAACCACACAGCTTTGCGCATGGCACGCCTGCTCGAGAACCATCCCAAGATCGAGCAGGTGTACTACCCTGGGCTCTTGAGCAGCCCGTGGCACGACATCGCCAAGCGCCAGATGACGGGTTTCGGCGGCGTCATCAGCTTCGAGGTGGCGTCGGATCTTCACGGTGTCATGATGTTTGTCGACGCGCTAGAGATACCATTCATCGCAACGTCGCTCGGCGGGTGTGAGAGTCTGGTGCAGCAGCCGGCTGTCATGTCCTTCTG GGGGCAGAGTGGCGAGGAGAAGGCAAAGAATGGGATCAAGGACAACTTGGTGAGATTTAGTTTTGGGATTGAGAACTTTGAGGATCTCAGGGATGACATTCTCCAAGCCCTCGAGAAGATTTAG